In Syntrophorhabdus sp., the following are encoded in one genomic region:
- a CDS encoding DUF4105 domain-containing protein produces MSMDFRGIFPGRFFRGIGNAFRRFAFLVMAGWATLAVYYSDLPPSFRPVIAGLFAVGSLAVLTVGYRLRGARLVFLATFTIVQVWWLLIPPSNTRNWQPDVVLLPWAAIDGERVTIHGIRNVDYRTETDYTVRHYDRTFDLARMKSVDLFVVYWGSPLIAHTMLSFGFAGGDYVCFSIETRKEVGEEYSSIKGFFKQYELTYIIGDERDLVRLRTNYRKEQVYLWRLRTPMDLARKVFLDYLRTVNRLRDRPEWYNALTSNCTTNIRGHTVPYAPNSRFDWRIVINGFIDRMIYDRGMVDRGLPFEELKRRSLVNERAQAAGKDPAFSRLIREGPLR; encoded by the coding sequence ATGAGCATGGATTTCAGAGGCATCTTTCCCGGGCGGTTCTTCAGGGGCATCGGCAATGCCTTCAGGAGGTTCGCATTTCTCGTCATGGCGGGCTGGGCGACGCTCGCCGTCTACTATTCCGATCTGCCTCCCTCTTTCAGACCTGTCATCGCGGGTCTTTTTGCCGTCGGGAGCCTCGCCGTCCTTACCGTCGGGTATCGCCTTCGGGGTGCGCGACTCGTCTTTCTGGCAACCTTCACGATCGTTCAGGTCTGGTGGCTTCTGATCCCGCCGTCGAACACAAGGAACTGGCAGCCCGACGTGGTTCTGCTCCCCTGGGCCGCGATCGACGGAGAGAGGGTGACCATCCACGGCATCCGGAACGTCGATTACAGGACAGAGACGGATTATACCGTCCGCCATTACGACAGGACCTTCGACCTGGCAAGGATGAAAAGCGTTGACCTTTTCGTCGTTTACTGGGGTTCTCCTCTCATCGCCCACACGATGCTCAGTTTTGGTTTTGCCGGGGGAGACTACGTCTGTTTCTCCATCGAGACGCGCAAGGAGGTCGGTGAGGAATACTCTTCCATAAAAGGGTTCTTCAAACAGTATGAGCTTACCTACATCATCGGCGACGAGCGTGACCTGGTTCGTCTGAGGACGAACTACCGCAAGGAACAGGTCTACCTGTGGCGCCTGAGGACACCGATGGACCTCGCGCGCAAAGTATTTCTTGATTACCTGCGTACCGTGAACCGCCTGAGGGACCGTCCCGAGTGGTACAACGCCCTCACAAGCAACTGCACGACGAATATCCGGGGCCACACGGTACCCTACGCTCCCAATTCTCGCTTCGACTGGAGGATCGTGATCAATGGTTTCATTGACAGGATGATATATGATCGGGGCATGGTGGACAGGGGCCTTCCCTTCGAAGAGCTCAAGAGGCGAAGTCTTGTCAATGAAAGGGCACAGGCGGCAGGCAAAGACCCGGCGTTCTCACGGCTCATTCGGGAAGGGCCGCTCAGGTAG
- a CDS encoding alpha-D-glucose phosphate-specific phosphoglucomutase, translated as MAISPLAGKPAPTEILIDPAGLEKDYYQRRPDPDDPAGRVSFGTSGHRGSALTGTFNEVHILAVTQAICDLRRNQGTDGPLYMGKDTHALSAPAQRTALEVLAANGVETMIQKDDGFTPTPVISRAILSFNRGRAGGFADGIVVTPSHNPPQDGGFKYNPPSGGPADTQVTRWIENRANDLIRGGLKEVRRMGYESAITAGTTHPVDLVTAYVTDLANVIDMECIRSAGVTMGVDPLGGSSVHYWEPIRDLYGLDMTVVNDIVDPRFAFMTVDHDGKIRMDCSSPYAMAGLVALKDRFRVAFANDTDADRHGIVARSTGLMNPNHYLAVAIHYLLTHRPGWPKGAAVGKTLVSSSLIDRVVEDLGRKLSEVPVGFKWFVDGLFDGSCCFGGEESAGASFLKQDGTVWTTDKDGIIMDLLAAEMTARTGKDPGELYDELAGRLGKPLYVRVDAPATAAERAAVSSLTPEAISDGELAGDPITSKMTKAPGNNAAIGGVKVTTARGWFAVRPSGTEDIIKMYAESFVDEAHLDSILAGARRIVKNALV; from the coding sequence TCAGCTTCGGGACCAGCGGACACCGGGGTTCGGCGCTCACCGGCACGTTCAACGAGGTCCATATCCTTGCCGTCACGCAGGCAATATGCGATCTGCGTCGAAACCAGGGGACGGATGGCCCCCTCTACATGGGAAAGGACACCCACGCGCTCTCGGCGCCGGCACAAAGGACCGCTCTCGAGGTGCTCGCGGCAAACGGTGTGGAGACCATGATCCAGAAGGACGACGGGTTTACCCCCACCCCCGTCATCTCCCGCGCCATCCTGTCATTCAACCGCGGAAGGGCAGGCGGCTTCGCGGACGGCATCGTGGTCACTCCTTCGCACAACCCGCCCCAGGACGGGGGCTTCAAGTACAATCCGCCGAGCGGCGGCCCCGCCGATACACAGGTGACGCGGTGGATCGAGAACAGGGCGAACGACCTTATTCGGGGCGGCCTCAAGGAGGTCCGCAGGATGGGATACGAGTCCGCCATCACGGCGGGGACGACCCACCCTGTCGATCTCGTCACGGCCTATGTCACAGATCTGGCGAACGTTATCGACATGGAGTGCATCCGGTCCGCCGGTGTCACGATGGGGGTCGACCCTCTGGGAGGGTCCTCGGTGCACTACTGGGAGCCCATCAGGGACCTCTACGGTCTTGACATGACCGTCGTCAACGACATCGTGGACCCAAGGTTCGCCTTCATGACCGTTGACCACGATGGCAAGATCAGGATGGATTGTTCCAGCCCTTACGCCATGGCGGGGCTGGTGGCGCTCAAGGACCGCTTCCGGGTGGCCTTCGCCAATGACACGGACGCGGACCGGCACGGTATCGTCGCCCGGTCCACGGGACTCATGAACCCGAATCACTACCTTGCCGTGGCGATCCATTACCTCCTGACGCACCGCCCCGGCTGGCCGAAGGGGGCGGCTGTGGGCAAGACCCTCGTGAGTTCCAGCCTGATCGACCGCGTGGTGGAGGACCTGGGCCGAAAGCTTTCGGAGGTGCCCGTCGGTTTCAAATGGTTCGTCGACGGCCTCTTTGACGGGTCATGCTGCTTCGGGGGCGAGGAAAGCGCCGGCGCGAGCTTCCTCAAGCAGGACGGAACGGTCTGGACGACGGACAAGGACGGCATCATAATGGACCTCCTTGCCGCGGAGATGACCGCCAGAACGGGCAAGGACCCCGGAGAGCTTTACGACGAACTGGCCGGCAGGTTGGGGAAACCCCTGTACGTTCGGGTCGACGCCCCGGCAACGGCGGCCGAGAGGGCGGCGGTATCGTCCCTGACGCCCGAGGCCATAAGCGATGGAGAACTGGCAGGGGACCCGATAACCTCGAAGATGACGAAGGCCCCGGGCAACAATGCGGCCATAGGCGGTGTCAAGGTGACGACGGCGAGGGGCTGGTTCGCGGTGCGACCCTCCGGCACGGAGGACATCATCAAGATGTACGCCGAGAGCTTTGTTGACGAGGCCCACCTCGACTCCATCCTGGCCGGAGCGCGCCGGATAGTCAAGAACGCGCTGGTGTGA